A window of Gemmatimonadota bacterium contains these coding sequences:
- a CDS encoding SusC/RagA family TonB-linked outer membrane protein yields the protein MKRVFLALAGIALLVAPVRAQEQPITGKVTNEAGAGMSGVQVVIRGTTTGVLTNGEGNYAIRARVGQVLQYRFIGHAPIERTVATDLVINVALKRVASQLDAMVVTALGQTTNKRSIGASQQTVTGPEISQTQRENFLNSLQGRVAGVEVTSTSGVPGASSSITIRGVSSISSSNQPLMIVDGLPIDNKTFNTQQLASDAPGSVSAFNNRGMDFTNRAADINPDDIETLVVLKGPEASALYGIDAANGAIVITTKRGRAGMGGFEYSNSFRVDQTRSQPEVQRTYGPTSLTGGALGSFQYFGAPYAAGTQFYDNIDNFFQTALTSKHNLSFSGAAQDNRINYRLAVANDRQEGVIPNTTYGRINLTGASQAQVTRWLRTDVSMAYSFASNTQPWKGADGPLLGLLVWPQTDNASDWRTAAGTRRRITLQSASGETDNPYFNVEKNLNSSKNSRFIGNFGVVVTPFTWGSIKSNIGIDGYTNEMRIVRHPESAFGANFNGILDEAIDVVRNINAQTVLNVERRTIWGDISVAGLVGNQISDFRSNTSGLKGQDFLDPNFVSINNTAIASRLNRTVLSQRRLVSFFGSATFDYKDYLYVTVTGRNDWTSTIPTDRNSFFYPSISTSFVFSDAFPSVQKWVTGKVRFAYAAVGKDARPYAFRPALESKLTVGGGYGYGFTGPNLALKPEFARSYEGGFDLSFLADRLGLEATWYRKRTKDQIVNDIRGSYATGYILFNLNGAETSNYGTEITVRGTPVVTDKWSWDVIANFDHSFGWTKSLPNALPESYVSDTWLYGNVRNGTQPGLSTRSLTGLFYLRNFNGDILIDPTTGLPLRSTSFIDAGYDRTPDFTLGLTNAFNYGRWSVSMLLDIRKGGDVLNATEHYLTTRGLSKRTLDRETPRVIRGVLRDGRENTANPTPNNIVVIPAVQPAFYTSISEELFIEKDINWLRLRDITVRYELPGRWLMARQASVFMTGTDLLILTNYSGLDPIVNGNSAAVGGSGGQGIDYGNFPMPRGFSFGLKVGF from the coding sequence ATGAAGAGAGTATTCCTGGCGTTGGCAGGAATAGCCCTCCTGGTCGCGCCCGTCCGCGCCCAGGAGCAACCGATCACCGGCAAGGTGACGAACGAGGCGGGCGCCGGCATGTCCGGCGTGCAGGTCGTCATCCGCGGCACGACGACCGGAGTCCTGACGAACGGGGAGGGCAACTACGCGATCCGCGCGCGGGTCGGGCAGGTCCTCCAGTACCGCTTCATCGGCCATGCGCCGATCGAGCGGACCGTCGCCACCGACCTCGTGATCAACGTCGCGCTCAAGCGCGTGGCGAGCCAGCTCGACGCGATGGTCGTCACGGCCCTTGGCCAGACGACCAACAAGCGGAGCATCGGCGCGTCGCAGCAGACGGTGACCGGGCCGGAGATCTCGCAGACGCAGCGCGAGAACTTCCTCAACTCGCTGCAGGGCCGCGTCGCCGGCGTCGAGGTCACCTCGACCTCTGGCGTCCCGGGCGCCTCGTCCTCGATCACCATCCGCGGCGTCAGCTCGATCTCGTCGAGCAACCAGCCGCTCATGATCGTCGACGGCCTGCCGATCGACAACAAGACCTTCAACACGCAGCAGCTGGCGTCCGACGCCCCGGGCTCGGTCTCGGCGTTCAACAACCGCGGCATGGACTTCACCAACCGCGCCGCCGACATCAATCCCGACGACATCGAGACGCTCGTCGTCCTCAAGGGCCCGGAAGCCTCGGCGCTCTACGGCATCGACGCGGCCAACGGCGCGATCGTCATCACGACCAAGCGCGGCCGCGCGGGCATGGGCGGCTTCGAGTACTCGAACAGCTTCCGCGTCGACCAGACGCGCTCGCAGCCCGAGGTGCAGCGCACCTACGGCCCCACGTCGCTCACCGGCGGCGCGCTCGGCTCCTTCCAGTACTTCGGCGCGCCGTACGCGGCCGGGACCCAGTTCTACGACAACATCGACAACTTCTTCCAGACGGCCCTGACGTCGAAGCACAACCTGTCGTTCAGCGGCGCCGCGCAGGACAACCGGATCAACTACCGGTTGGCGGTGGCGAACGACCGGCAGGAGGGCGTGATCCCGAACACGACGTACGGGCGCATCAACCTCACTGGCGCCTCGCAGGCGCAGGTGACGCGCTGGCTCCGCACCGACGTCTCGATGGCCTACTCGTTCGCGTCGAACACGCAGCCCTGGAAGGGCGCGGACGGCCCGCTCCTCGGCCTCCTCGTCTGGCCGCAGACGGACAACGCCTCCGACTGGCGGACGGCGGCCGGCACGCGCCGCCGCATCACGCTGCAGTCGGCATCCGGTGAGACCGACAACCCGTACTTCAACGTCGAGAAGAACCTCAACAGCTCGAAGAACAGCCGCTTCATCGGCAACTTCGGCGTCGTGGTCACGCCGTTCACCTGGGGCTCGATCAAGAGCAACATCGGCATCGACGGCTACACGAACGAGATGCGCATCGTCCGCCACCCGGAGAGCGCCTTCGGCGCCAACTTCAACGGCATCCTCGACGAGGCGATCGACGTCGTCCGCAACATCAATGCGCAGACGGTGCTCAACGTCGAGCGGCGCACGATCTGGGGCGACATCTCGGTGGCCGGTCTCGTCGGCAACCAGATCTCGGACTTCCGCTCGAACACGAGCGGGCTCAAGGGCCAGGACTTCCTCGACCCGAACTTCGTCTCGATCAACAACACGGCGATCGCGTCGCGCCTCAACCGCACGGTGCTGAGTCAGCGCCGCCTGGTGAGCTTCTTCGGCTCGGCGACGTTCGACTACAAGGACTACCTGTACGTGACGGTCACGGGGCGCAATGACTGGACCTCGACGATCCCGACCGACCGCAACTCGTTCTTCTATCCCTCGATCTCGACGAGCTTCGTCTTCTCGGACGCCTTCCCCTCGGTCCAGAAGTGGGTCACCGGCAAGGTGCGCTTCGCCTACGCCGCGGTCGGCAAGGACGCGCGGCCCTACGCCTTCCGTCCGGCGCTCGAGTCCAAGCTCACGGTGGGCGGCGGGTACGGCTACGGCTTCACCGGCCCGAACCTCGCGCTCAAGCCCGAGTTCGCGCGGTCGTATGAGGGCGGCTTCGACCTCTCCTTCCTCGCCGACCGACTCGGCCTCGAGGCGACCTGGTACCGCAAGCGCACCAAGGACCAGATCGTCAACGACATCCGCGGGTCGTACGCGACCGGATACATCCTGTTCAACCTGAACGGCGCCGAGACGTCGAACTACGGCACCGAGATCACGGTGCGCGGCACGCCGGTCGTGACCGACAAGTGGTCATGGGACGTGATCGCGAACTTCGACCACTCGTTCGGGTGGACCAAGTCGCTGCCGAACGCGCTGCCGGAGTCTTACGTCTCCGACACCTGGCTCTACGGCAACGTCCGCAACGGCACTCAGCCTGGCCTCTCGACGCGGTCGCTCACCGGGCTGTTCTACCTCCGGAACTTCAACGGCGACATCCTGATCGACCCGACGACCGGCCTCCCGCTGCGGTCCACGTCGTTCATCGATGCCGGCTACGATCGTACCCCGGACTTCACGCTCGGTCTCACCAACGCCTTCAACTACGGGCGCTGGTCGGTCAGCATGCTGCTCGACATCCGCAAGGGCGGCGACGTCCTCAACGCGACCGAGCACTACCTCACGACGCGCGGCCTGAGCAAGCGCACCCTCGACCGCGAGACGCCCCGCGTCATCCGCGGCGTGCTGCGTGACGGGCGCGAGAACACCGCGAACCCGACGCCGAACAACATCGTCGTCATCCCGGCGGTCCAGCCGGCGTTCTACACCTCGATCTCCGAGGAGCTGTTCATCGAGAAGGACATCAACTGGCTGCGCCTGCGCGACATCACCGTGCGCTACGAGCTGCCGGGTCGCTGGCTGATGGCGCGGCAGGCGAGCGTCTTCATGACCGGCACCGACCTGCTCATCCTCACGAACTACTCGGGGCTCGACCCGATCGTGAACGGCAACTCGGCGGCGGTCGGCGGGTCCGGCGGTCAGGGCATCGACTACGGCAACTTCCCGATGCCGCGCGGCTTCAGCTTCGGCCTCAAGGTGGGCTTCTGA
- a CDS encoding enoyl-[acyl-carrier-protein] reductase has product MLPIDLRGKRALVAGVADDNGFGWSIAKHLIEAGATVCVATWPPALNIFLNLLERGKIDDSRKLSDGSLLNFERIYPLDAVFDRLEDAPAEIRDNKRYKELGDFTIAGLAARMRADFGEGSLDILVHSLANGPEVKKPLLEVSRGGYLAAVSASAYSLISLVQHLGPLFRPNASVASLTYMASERAIPGYGGGMSSAKAALESDTRVLAYEAGRKWGARVNTISAGPYASRAASAIGIIGSMVRYCEKNSALPQELEAAEVGATTAFLCSPLASGITGATVYVDKGYHAMGMAVDGATVPAF; this is encoded by the coding sequence ATGCTCCCCATCGATCTCCGCGGCAAGCGCGCGCTCGTCGCCGGCGTGGCCGACGACAACGGTTTCGGCTGGTCCATCGCCAAGCATCTCATCGAGGCCGGCGCGACCGTCTGCGTCGCCACCTGGCCCCCCGCCCTCAACATCTTCCTGAACCTCCTCGAGCGCGGGAAGATCGACGACTCGCGCAAGCTCTCCGACGGCTCGCTCCTGAACTTCGAGCGCATCTATCCGCTCGACGCCGTCTTCGACCGCCTCGAGGACGCGCCCGCGGAGATCCGCGACAACAAGCGCTACAAGGAACTCGGCGACTTCACCATCGCCGGGCTCGCCGCGCGCATGCGCGCCGACTTCGGGGAGGGATCGCTCGACATCCTCGTGCACTCGCTCGCCAACGGCCCCGAGGTGAAGAAGCCGCTCCTCGAGGTCTCGCGCGGCGGCTACCTCGCGGCGGTGAGCGCGAGCGCCTATTCGCTCATCTCGCTCGTGCAGCATCTCGGGCCGCTCTTCCGCCCGAACGCGTCGGTGGCCTCGCTCACCTACATGGCGAGCGAGCGCGCCATCCCGGGCTACGGCGGCGGCATGAGTTCGGCCAAGGCCGCGCTCGAGAGCGACACGCGCGTCCTCGCGTACGAGGCGGGCCGCAAGTGGGGCGCGCGCGTGAACACGATCAGCGCCGGCCCGTACGCGAGCCGCGCCGCCAGCGCGATCGGCATCATCGGCAGCATGGTGCGCTACTGCGAGAAGAACAGCGCGCTGCCGCAGGAGCTGGAGGCCGCGGAGGTCGGCGCGACGACGGCCTTCCTCTGCTCACCGCTCGCGTCGGGGATCACCGGGGCGACGGTGTACGTGGACAAGGGCTACCACGCGATGGGGATGGCGGTGGATGGGGCTACGGTGCCGGCGTTCTGA
- a CDS encoding GNAT family N-acetyltransferase, translated as MRDAEGVLALNNAAVPNVNRLEMRELERIVGLAAYVRVLRDAEGVTGFVICLPSGGDYWSENYRWFGARYGEFLYLDRVVVAERVRGQGVGAALYAEMHAFAATRWPRVALEVNLAPPNPGSVRFHERLGYERVGVREYGENAVAMYVRDVG; from the coding sequence ATGCGGGATGCGGAGGGGGTCCTCGCGCTCAACAATGCCGCGGTGCCGAATGTGAATCGGCTGGAGATGCGGGAGTTGGAGCGGATCGTGGGGCTCGCGGCGTACGTCCGCGTGCTACGGGATGCGGAGGGGGTCACGGGGTTCGTGATCTGCCTTCCGTCCGGGGGGGACTACTGGAGCGAGAACTACCGGTGGTTCGGGGCGCGATACGGGGAGTTCCTCTACCTCGATCGCGTGGTGGTGGCGGAGCGGGTGCGGGGGCAGGGAGTGGGGGCGGCGCTCTACGCCGAGATGCACGCGTTCGCGGCGACGCGGTGGCCGCGGGTGGCGCTCGAGGTGAATCTCGCGCCGCCCAATCCCGGGTCGGTGCGGTTCCATGAGCGGCTGGGGTACGAGCGGGTGGGGGTGCGGGAGTACGGGGAGAATGCGGTGGCGATGTATGTGCGGGACGTCGGATGA
- a CDS encoding glycosyl hydrolase has protein sequence MSVRSSFRRAALIAATILLPAALQAQTVQPTAFNGLRWREVGPARGGRSVAVAGSTSRPLEYWMGTTGGGVWKTTDGGVNWQPVTDRYFGGTIGAIGVAESNPDIVYVGGGETDIRGNTSHGDGLWKTTDAGRTWTLMGLKETRHISRVRVHPTNPDIVYVGALGHAFGNNPERGVFKTVDGGKSWNKILFRNDSTGVWDLIMDPTDPNTLYATFWHAYRRPWMLNSGGPGGGIMKSTDGGATWRELTANPGLPKGVLGKIGLAVSPANPRRVWAQIEADSGGTYRSDDGGNTWQFLNGDRNMRQRAWYYSRLVADPKDTNIVYGLNVSFFRSTDGGKTWRQNINVPHGDNHDLWVAPNDPLRMVQANDGGANVSTNGGVTWSEQDFATAQFYHVSTTNHFPYKVCGAQQDNSTLCGPSRQQGTISIGDWDDAGGGESGYVTADPRDPDVIYAGSYSGYLTRKDMRTGLERNINAWPDNPMGWSSEDIKVKFQWTFPIVISMHDPKVLYAGGSTLFRSTNEGQSFLPISPPLARNDPRTLGPSGGPITRDQTGVETYGVVFTLAESFQSADVLWVGSDDGYVQVTRDGGKTWKNVTPPGIGDFTRISIIEASHYANGTAYVAANRFQLDDFQPLLYKTTDYGATWTKIVNGIPADQFTRVIREDPVRRGMLYAGTERGVYVSFDDGANWQPLQRNLPPVPVHDLAIKEGDLIAGTHGRSFWIMDDLSALRQMTAESLAKPAHLFQPRDAYRIEWGGGFGGGRGGAGAGASNPGQNPTSGAVVYYHLASANQKVKLEFLAPNGSVIKTYESADSAQLAAERAAAANAPGGGRFGGGAAQRPANAAGLNQFTWDMRYPDASSFRGMIMWAGSVRGPMAPAGEYSVRMTVGDAAPQVATFKLVNDPRTTATAADLQAQFDFLIQVRDRTTAANDAVKTIRNVRLQLQERVAAAPRLRRSAAAIDSAMARVEREIYQVKNQSGQDPLNYPVRLNNRIAALAGVAGSGPYRPTDQAQAVFTELSAALDAELTKLQKVLTEDLAKFNAEAKRAGQPPVVPKAEEAPARPVVTMDDLLNF, from the coding sequence GTGTCCGTCCGCTCGTCCTTCCGTCGTGCCGCGCTCATCGCCGCGACGATCCTGCTGCCCGCCGCGCTCCAGGCGCAGACGGTGCAGCCGACCGCCTTCAACGGCCTCCGCTGGCGCGAGGTCGGCCCCGCGCGCGGCGGACGCTCCGTCGCCGTGGCCGGGTCGACCAGCCGCCCCCTCGAGTACTGGATGGGCACCACCGGCGGCGGCGTCTGGAAGACGACCGACGGCGGCGTGAACTGGCAGCCGGTCACCGACCGCTATTTCGGCGGGACGATCGGCGCGATCGGCGTGGCCGAGTCGAACCCGGACATCGTGTATGTGGGCGGCGGCGAGACCGACATCCGCGGCAACACCTCGCATGGAGACGGGCTCTGGAAGACGACCGATGCCGGGCGCACCTGGACCCTCATGGGGCTCAAGGAGACGCGGCACATCTCGCGCGTCCGCGTGCACCCGACCAACCCCGACATCGTCTACGTCGGCGCGCTCGGCCACGCCTTCGGCAACAACCCGGAGCGCGGCGTCTTCAAGACGGTCGATGGCGGCAAGAGCTGGAACAAGATCCTCTTCCGCAACGATTCGACCGGCGTATGGGACCTGATCATGGACCCCACCGATCCCAACACGCTGTACGCGACCTTCTGGCATGCGTACCGGCGGCCGTGGATGCTCAACTCGGGCGGCCCGGGCGGCGGCATCATGAAGTCCACCGACGGTGGCGCGACCTGGCGCGAGCTCACGGCGAACCCCGGCCTGCCGAAGGGCGTGCTGGGGAAGATCGGGCTCGCGGTCTCGCCGGCGAATCCGCGCCGCGTGTGGGCGCAGATCGAGGCGGACTCGGGCGGCACATACCGTTCCGATGATGGCGGCAACACCTGGCAGTTCCTCAACGGCGACCGCAACATGCGGCAGCGCGCCTGGTACTACTCGCGGCTCGTCGCCGACCCGAAGGACACGAACATCGTGTACGGGCTGAACGTCTCGTTCTTCCGCTCGACCGACGGCGGCAAGACCTGGCGGCAGAACATCAACGTCCCGCACGGCGACAACCACGACCTGTGGGTCGCGCCGAACGATCCGCTCCGCATGGTGCAGGCGAACGACGGCGGCGCGAACGTCTCGACCAACGGCGGCGTGACCTGGAGCGAGCAGGACTTCGCGACCGCGCAGTTCTACCACGTCTCCACGACGAACCACTTCCCGTACAAGGTCTGCGGCGCGCAGCAGGACAACTCGACGCTCTGCGGTCCGAGCCGTCAGCAGGGGACGATCTCGATCGGCGACTGGGACGACGCCGGCGGCGGCGAGTCGGGCTACGTCACGGCCGACCCGCGCGACCCCGACGTCATCTACGCCGGCAGCTACTCGGGCTACCTCACGCGCAAGGACATGCGCACGGGCCTCGAGCGCAACATCAATGCCTGGCCCGACAACCCGATGGGATGGTCGTCGGAGGACATCAAGGTGAAGTTCCAGTGGACCTTCCCGATCGTGATCTCGATGCACGATCCCAAGGTCCTCTACGCCGGCGGCTCGACGCTCTTCCGCTCGACGAACGAGGGCCAGAGCTTCCTGCCCATCTCGCCGCCGCTCGCGCGCAACGACCCGCGCACGCTCGGCCCCTCGGGCGGCCCGATCACGCGCGACCAGACGGGCGTGGAGACGTACGGCGTGGTGTTCACGCTCGCCGAGTCGTTCCAGTCGGCGGACGTGCTCTGGGTGGGCAGCGATGACGGCTATGTGCAGGTCACGCGCGATGGCGGCAAGACCTGGAAGAACGTGACGCCGCCGGGGATCGGCGACTTCACGCGCATCTCGATCATCGAGGCGTCGCACTACGCGAACGGCACGGCGTACGTCGCGGCCAATCGGTTCCAGCTCGACGACTTCCAGCCGCTGCTCTACAAGACGACGGACTACGGCGCGACCTGGACGAAGATCGTGAACGGGATCCCGGCGGACCAGTTCACGCGCGTGATCCGCGAGGATCCGGTGCGCCGCGGGATGCTCTACGCCGGCACCGAGCGCGGCGTGTACGTGAGCTTCGACGACGGCGCCAACTGGCAGCCGCTGCAGCGCAACCTGCCGCCGGTGCCGGTGCACGACCTCGCCATCAAGGAAGGCGACCTCATCGCCGGCACGCACGGTCGGTCGTTCTGGATCATGGACGACCTCTCGGCGTTGCGGCAGATGACGGCCGAGTCGCTCGCGAAGCCGGCGCACCTGTTCCAGCCGCGCGATGCGTACCGCATCGAGTGGGGTGGCGGGTTCGGGGGCGGACGCGGCGGCGCCGGCGCAGGCGCGTCGAATCCGGGGCAGAACCCGACGAGCGGCGCGGTGGTCTACTACCACCTCGCGAGCGCGAACCAGAAGGTGAAGCTCGAGTTCCTCGCGCCGAACGGCTCGGTGATCAAGACGTACGAGTCGGCGGACTCGGCGCAGCTCGCGGCGGAGCGGGCGGCGGCGGCGAACGCGCCGGGCGGCGGACGGTTCGGTGGGGGCGCGGCGCAGCGGCCGGCCAACGCGGCGGGGCTCAACCAGTTCACGTGGGACATGCGCTATCCCGACGCGAGCTCGTTCCGCGGGATGATCATGTGGGCCGGCAGCGTGCGCGGCCCGATGGCGCCCGCCGGGGAGTACTCGGTGCGGATGACGGTCGGTGATGCGGCGCCGCAGGTGGCGACGTTCAAGCTGGTGAATGACCCGCGCACGACGGCGACGGCGGCGGATCTGCAGGCGCAGTTCGACTTCCTGATCCAGGTGCGTGACCGCACGACGGCGGCGAATGATGCGGTGAAGACGATCCGCAACGTGCGGCTGCAGCTGCAGGAGCGGGTGGCGGCGGCGCCGCGGCTGCGGCGCTCGGCGGCGGCGATCGACTCGGCGATGGCGCGCGTGGAGCGGGAGATCTATCAGGTGAAGAACCAGTCGGGGCAGGACCCGCTCAACTATCCGGTGAGGCTGAACAACCGGATCGCGGCGCTGGCCGGCGTTGCGGGGTCGGGGCCGTACCGGCCGACGGATCAGGCGCAGGCGGTGTTCACCGAGCTCTCGGCGGCGCTGGATGCGGAGCTGACCAAGCTGCAGAAGGTGCTGACGGAGGATCTGGCGAAGTTCAATGCCGAGGCGAAGCGGGCGGGGCAGCCGCCCGTCGTGCCGAAGGCGGAAGAAGCGCCGGCGCGGCCGGTGGTCACCATGGATGACCTGCTGAACTTCTGA
- a CDS encoding SMP-30/gluconolactonase/LRE family protein, with product MPAPFRSATRGAVAAFALTLLVGLGACAKAEEAPPAEAPAVRDPNTPLHVASTGLSTPESVLWDATRNVWYVSNINGNPPQKDDNGFIIRLGANGETMDTVPFINGADDDITLHAPKGMALQGDTLWVADIDAVRAFDVTTGKQVASVDLSSMRATFLNDVALGNDGGIYITDSGIAFGADGSVTHPGKSRVFVIRNLAASEAVVLPKATGANGIAWNASRNSWMIVGFATPDVYEWVVGAKEATVLGQGVGGADGLIVLEGNRAIYSSWADSSLNVFEGGASKTLRKGLDSPADIGYDPARKLIAVPLFTTNRVEFWPLEG from the coding sequence ATGCCTGCTCCCTTCCGCTCCGCTACGCGCGGTGCCGTCGCCGCGTTCGCCCTCACGCTCCTCGTCGGCCTCGGTGCCTGCGCCAAGGCCGAGGAGGCCCCGCCGGCCGAAGCGCCGGCGGTGCGCGACCCCAACACGCCGCTCCACGTGGCGAGCACCGGGCTCTCCACCCCCGAGTCGGTGCTCTGGGATGCCACGCGCAACGTCTGGTACGTCTCCAACATCAACGGCAACCCGCCGCAGAAGGACGACAACGGCTTCATCATCCGGCTCGGCGCCAACGGCGAGACGATGGATACCGTGCCGTTCATCAACGGCGCCGACGATGACATCACGCTGCACGCCCCCAAGGGCATGGCACTCCAGGGCGACACCCTCTGGGTCGCCGACATCGACGCGGTGCGCGCCTTCGACGTGACCACCGGCAAGCAGGTCGCGAGCGTCGATCTCTCGTCCATGCGCGCCACCTTCCTGAACGACGTCGCCCTCGGCAACGACGGCGGCATCTACATCACCGACTCGGGCATCGCCTTCGGTGCCGACGGGTCGGTGACGCACCCCGGGAAGAGCCGCGTCTTCGTCATCCGCAACCTCGCCGCGAGCGAGGCGGTGGTGCTGCCCAAGGCGACCGGCGCCAACGGCATCGCGTGGAACGCGTCGCGCAACTCGTGGATGATCGTCGGCTTCGCGACGCCGGACGTCTACGAGTGGGTGGTGGGCGCGAAGGAGGCGACGGTGCTCGGCCAAGGCGTGGGCGGCGCCGACGGCCTCATCGTCCTCGAAGGCAACCGCGCGATCTACTCCAGCTGGGCCGACTCCTCGCTCAACGTCTTCGAAGGCGGCGCGAGCAAGACCCTCCGCAAGGGGCTCGACTCGCCGGCCGACATCGGATACGACCCGGCGCGGAAGCTCATCGCCGTCCCGCTCTTCACGACGAACCGCGTCGAGTTCTGGCCCCTCGAGGGCTGA
- a CDS encoding Fis family transcriptional regulator, protein MHRPFSPEWAAAFRDAIEADAAYRETATKWTWPVALVLDAAPELGYAEPVAVELALDHGRCHGAEIRPLEAVTAPFVLRAPYATWKQVMLGALDPLAGVTRGRIAVKGSLTTLMLHARSAAALCACARAVPTRFPDEA, encoded by the coding sequence ATGCACCGCCCCTTCTCGCCGGAGTGGGCGGCCGCGTTCCGCGACGCGATCGAGGCGGACGCGGCCTACCGCGAGACGGCGACCAAGTGGACCTGGCCGGTCGCCCTCGTCCTCGACGCGGCGCCCGAACTGGGATACGCCGAGCCGGTCGCGGTGGAGCTCGCGCTCGACCACGGCCGGTGCCACGGCGCCGAGATCCGGCCGCTCGAGGCGGTCACCGCGCCGTTCGTGCTGCGCGCACCCTACGCCACCTGGAAGCAGGTGATGCTCGGTGCGCTCGACCCGCTCGCCGGCGTGACCCGCGGGCGGATCGCCGTGAAGGGATCGCTCACCACGCTCATGCTCCACGCGCGCTCGGCCGCCGCGCTCTGCGCCTGCGCGCGCGCGGTCCCCACGCGCTTCCCCGACGAGGCCTGA
- a CDS encoding ribonucleotide-diphosphate reductase subunit beta, with the protein MTLTATQRDGPYLALYHKAKQLHWDPAAVDLSQDKAQWARIKREHEGERYPEQILRLTSLFYEGEESVTRTLAPFCSAVSRAGLGVDKEMFLTTQLYEEAKHFEFFARYFREVFREDGAITRGFITPAPQAVLLDDLEEVTERLRREEDPTALVATFAEAVTHYMGVVEAMLARTGYVGAHDALATRGWLPGLQEGFRLIKRDEGRHVAFGMRVIAELTTDRPELRATVAATFERHLPNVLATVGEFDYPQPLVDIDKLGQYALAQYQRFAAAAGLEGETLDPAEFEAE; encoded by the coding sequence ATGACGCTCACCGCGACGCAGCGCGACGGGCCGTACCTCGCGCTCTATCACAAGGCGAAGCAGCTGCACTGGGATCCGGCCGCGGTGGACCTCTCGCAGGACAAGGCCCAGTGGGCGCGCATCAAGCGCGAGCACGAGGGCGAGCGGTACCCGGAGCAGATCCTCCGTCTCACCTCGCTGTTCTACGAGGGGGAGGAATCGGTCACGCGCACGCTCGCGCCCTTCTGCTCCGCCGTGTCGCGCGCCGGGCTCGGCGTGGACAAGGAGATGTTCCTCACCACGCAGCTGTACGAGGAGGCGAAGCACTTCGAGTTCTTCGCGCGCTACTTCCGCGAGGTGTTCCGGGAGGACGGGGCGATCACGCGCGGCTTCATCACGCCGGCGCCGCAGGCGGTGCTGCTCGACGACCTCGAGGAGGTCACCGAGCGCCTCCGCCGCGAGGAGGACCCGACCGCGCTCGTCGCGACCTTCGCCGAGGCGGTGACGCACTACATGGGCGTGGTGGAGGCGATGCTCGCGCGCACCGGGTACGTCGGCGCGCACGACGCGCTCGCGACCCGCGGCTGGCTCCCGGGGCTGCAGGAGGGCTTTCGGCTCATCAAGCGCGACGAGGGACGGCACGTCGCGTTCGGCATGCGCGTGATCGCCGAGCTCACCACCGATCGTCCCGAGCTGCGCGCGACCGTCGCCGCGACCTTCGAGCGCCACCTCCCCAACGTGCTCGCGACGGTGGGCGAGTTCGACTACCCGCAGCCGCTCGTCGACATCGACAAGCTCGGCCAGTACGCGCTGGCGCAGTACCAGCGCTTCGCCGCGGCGGCGGGGCTGGAGGGAGAGACGCTGGATCCCGCCGAGTTCGAGGCGGAGTGA
- a CDS encoding site-2 protease family protein, with amino-acid sequence MDDVSLALTFFVVFLFSTTLHEAAHAWAALKGGDRTAYDGGQVSLDPTPHIKREPIGMLVLPLATALMTGWPMGYASAPYNVNWARTHPRRAAWMALAGPGANLFLAVVAGLSLRVGQMAGVFYAPESVHFGDLAGSDAGGIWPAVGRLLSVLFSENILLMAFNLLPFPPLDGSAAITLLMDKPTTRKYQDFIWSTPAIGFLGIFVAWKLFDFVLHPVFLAAVNLVYDGASYS; translated from the coding sequence ATGGATGACGTCTCGCTCGCGCTGACGTTCTTCGTCGTCTTCCTCTTCTCGACGACGCTGCACGAGGCCGCGCACGCGTGGGCCGCGCTCAAGGGCGGCGACCGCACCGCGTACGATGGTGGACAGGTCTCGCTCGATCCCACGCCGCACATCAAGCGCGAGCCGATCGGGATGCTCGTGCTGCCGCTCGCGACCGCGCTCATGACCGGCTGGCCGATGGGCTATGCGAGCGCGCCGTACAACGTGAACTGGGCGCGCACGCATCCGCGGCGCGCGGCGTGGATGGCGCTCGCCGGTCCCGGCGCGAACCTCTTCCTCGCCGTCGTCGCGGGGCTGTCGCTGCGGGTGGGGCAGATGGCCGGCGTCTTCTACGCGCCGGAATCGGTGCACTTCGGCGACCTCGCCGGCAGCGATGCGGGCGGCATCTGGCCCGCGGTCGGGCGGCTCCTCAGCGTGCTCTTCTCGGAGAACATCCTGCTGATGGCCTTCAACCTGCTGCCCTTCCCGCCGCTCGACGGCTCGGCGGCGATCACGCTCTTGATGGACAAGCCGACGACGCGGAAGTACCAGGACTTCATCTGGAGCACGCCGGCGATCGGCTTCCTCGGGATCTTCGTCGCGTGGAAGCTGTTCGACTTCGTGCTGCACCCCGTGTTCCTGGCGGCGGTGAATCTCGTGTACGACGGCGCGTCGTACAGCTGA